AAGGTTGCCCCGGTAGGCGGGCCAGTAGCACATCTGGACGTTGATGTTGAAGTGGTAATCCGATGACCAGGGCGGCATCTGGTACTCCTCGATCCAGGGGCCCTGGAGGGTGGCAGGGACGCCGTCAGGGTTGGTAAGGCCGGCGAACTTGTACATGCCGTAGCGGTAGAGGAAGGCCAGCCGAGGGTTGGGGAGCGAAATCTCCGGTACCCGTTCCCGGTAGGCTGCCCACCAGGCCCTGTTAGCCTCCCTCAGGGCTGTGAGGCCGTGCTCGGCCGCCAGGTCGATGCTCTGCCGGGCCTGTTCCCTGGCGTCAGCCGCGCTGCCCCCATACACGGCGGTCAGCCACAGATTGCCTCCCTCGTGCCGATAGCCCACGCACAGGGCAGGGTCGGCGGGACGCTCCTGCACCCAGCCGCTCAGTCCAGAGCTGTCGAACTGGTCGGGAGGGGAGAAGGACACGCTGCCAAGGTAGTCGCCCACGTACTGCCACGCGGGCACCCTACGGATGGACTCGAGCGCGCTGGGCTGCGACAGGGCGACGTGGAGGACGGGATCCTGCATGGATAGGTTCAGGGTGGCCACAGGGAGGGTACCATCTGCGCCTCTGGCCTCGACTGTAACCTCGCCCGTCTCCATGTCCAGGGTCGCCTGGTGCAGAGTTAGGTCGGACCGCAGGACCAGTCCGACCCGGCCGATGGGGAGAACGCTCGGACGCTGCGGCTCGCCGGGACGGGGGTCGGTGCGCTCGAAGAGGCGGCGCAGGCCCTCCTCGTCGCCTTTCTCGAGAAGCGAGCGGATGGCGGCGTAGGACATTCCCTCCCGCCAAGGCATGCCGCCCCGGTGGTCCCAGAAGTCAGCCCGCCCGAGGGTGAGGCGAAGGACGTTGCCCTCGCCCCAGGTCATGACGCCGAGGGTGCCGTTGCCCTGAAGCACTCCGGTGTGGGTGCGAGGCAGAGGGAATTGCCAGTCGTGCGTGTGACTCACGGTGTTCCTCCTGCGGTAGGCCACAGAGGCACGGAGACGCGGAGGAGGGGATAGTGGCTAATGACCAATGGATACGGCCGGGTGAAGCCTGAGCCTCTACAGTACCCACCGTGCACTAGGCACTGCCTCTATGCCTCTGTGGCTCTCCGGCTCGGTCTATCCGGACTGGGCGTGGGTGGCCTTCTCCAGCCAGTCCTCACGAACCTTCACTCCCCAACCGGGTCCCTCAGGGATGGGCACGCAGCCGTCGCTCACCTCCAGCGTAGGCGTGAAGAGCTCTCGGGCCCAGGACTGGGGCTCGATGGAGAACTCGACGAAAGGACCCGCGTTGACGATGGCGCCCATCAGGTGCAGGGCGAACACAGTCACCAGGGAATGGTTGGCGGAGTGGGGGACGCAGAGCTTGCCTGCCCGGTGGGCCATGTCGGCGACACGCAGGGCCCGCGTCATCCCACCCACGTAACACACATCGGGCTGGACGATATCCACCGCGTCCATGGCGATCATGCGCCGCCACTGGGCCAAGTCGTTGTCCTGCTCGCCGCCCGCGACGGGTACGTCCAGCGCCGCCGCCACCTCGGCCGTCCACTCCAGCTCCCAGTAGGGGCAGGGCTCCTCGAAGTGGTCCACGCCGCACTGCTCCAGCAAGCGGCCAACCTCTATGGCTCTGGGGGGTGTGTAGCAGGAGTTCGCATCCACGTGCAGGGCCACGTGCGGGCCGAGGGCTTGGCGTACTGCGGGCACGAGGGCCTCGGTGCGCCCCGGCCACTCGTCCTGATCGTGGCCGGTCTTCTTGCCGATGCGCACCTTGAACGCGCGGTAGCCCTTTTCGTCTGCCAGAGCCGCCAGCCGCCTCGCCTCGTTCTCTGGGCTGATGTCCCTGCGCATGCTGGACCCGTAGACGGCGAAGGGGCGTGGCCTGCCGCCCAAGAGCTCACAGACGCTCTTGCCCGCCAGCTTGCCCTGCAAGTCCCAAAGGGCGGTGTCCACCCCGGCCAGGGCGCGACAGATGTAGGACCAGGGGAACTTGTACTCCTCGTCTATCACCCGGTCGGAGAGGGCATCTACCTCGAGCGGGTCCATTCCCAGGACGTGGGGGGCCACCTGCCGGTGCAGGACGGTAGCGGTGATGTCGGCGTTGAAGGGAGCAGTCTGGCCCCAGCCTTCGGCGCCATCGTCGGTGCGCACGCGCACTAGGCACACCTGCTGAGTGGCGAAGGTCTCGATGCTACTGATTCTCATCTGTCCCCCTGGGTGGGCAGCTTGAGGACGGCGGGCTGGGTGCGCGTGCACCAGCCTGGCTCTAGGCCCACGGCGCCTCGATACCCAGCTCCTGCGCCAGGCCCTCTAGTGCCTGGCGATGTTCGGGCCCCACAGGCACGCCCTTCTCCCGGTACTCGCGTTCCCGCGCGGCCTCGACGCCCCCGGGGAGGTACGCCTCCTCGAAGGCAGCGAGCGGCCGCATCCGCCTCACCCTGCGGACGTACTCGTCCATTTCGGCCTTGAATCGCTCTGGTGGCTGGAAGAGGTCTATCCTGAAGGTGAAAACGAGGGACCCCTGGTTGCCTCCAGGCCACTGTCTCTGGGCCCGGGCCGGGTCCACCGGAATGCCGGCCAGGAACCCTCCCCACGTCTGGCAGATGGCGCCCATACCGATGTGACGCATGACCAGGCCGGGGACCATTCGTTCCAGCTCCTCTCGGTAGGGATCTCCCAGGTAGAGGTCGTGCATGGTGCCGAAGTCCAACAGAAGGTCGTCCTCCTCGCCAGCGGGGGCGCTGAAGGCGAAGGGCGACCCTCCCGCAGCCACGTTGATCGGGTCTCCCTCCGACAGGTTCAACTGATGGCCGGAGGTGACGAAAGAGAGCAGGTCATGGTCTAGGGTCATGCGAGCGTATAGCCCGGCGGCCCCGAAGTGGCCGTGGTTGCGGGTCATGCCAATGGCCATACCGGTGGCCTCGGCCTTCTCGATGGTTCTGAGGGTAGCGTCGTAAGCGGGGAAGTAGCCCAGCCCGCCATCCCCGTCCACCAGAACCGTCTGTGGCGTCTCATGTACCAAGTGGACGTCCGGCCTGTTGTTGAGCTTGCCGTCCCGCATCAGTCGAGCGTAAGCGGCGATCTGGCGGGTGCCGTGGCTGAAGACGCCCCGCAGGTCGTTGCCGGTGAGGAGATCGGCGAGCAACCGGGCCTTGTCGTCAGGCAGCCCCACGATCCGCGAGGCGGCGGACACGAAAGCGTGCAGCCGCTCATGGGGCACGCGGACGAACTCAGAGGGAGGCAGATTCATGTGAGACGGTTTCACGATAGGTCTCCCGGTAGAGTGTGATGCAGCAGCACGCCCCTGTCGGCCCACCATGGAACCGCCGGGCCGAGATTGGAGCGCCATTGTAGGGCGTACCGGCGTTCGGGTCGAGCGCCACGCGGTGTAGGCGTCCCGCCAGCGCGTACTCCGGTCTTCCCTTCTCTATGATCGGCCTGGATCAGCATCATGGCCGTTCTGCTCGTGAACATCGGCATTGGCGCCAGGAGGTCTGGTCGCGGCTGGCTCCAGTGAAGGCGGGACGAACTCAACCTGTTCCGCCACAGGTTGGACATCGGCTCCGGCCCGGTGTTCGGCAGGCCTGGGTGCTGAGGGTCCCGCTGCTGAACCCCGCTTCCGGGCGACCACTAACCGGCGCACGAGGTGACCGCCCGTGCCGGACATGCTATACTCGCTCGCGCGGAGCTCTCGCAAGTACTCGGAGCGTATGGGCATGCGGTGGCCTCTTGGAGAATCGTCACGGGCGTAGCCTCAGGCGGTGGCCCAGCGGACGCGAACTAGGCGTGAGCCGCAGCAACTGCTCTACGGATCCACTTCTCGCCGTATCCTTCGGCGCCAATCGAGCAGACGGCCACACCGTGAAGATGGTGACCGATGGCGCATTGAAACGGATGCAGGCGGCCGCACTCAGTCAGAGGGAAAGGAGGTATAGATCGAAGGACTGCCGTTTTCGTCCTGGCCCAATGAGGGCCTCATCGTCCCAACCGACCCGGCTTGGAACTCCTGAGGAGGAGACAACATGTCAACCAGTGCTATCACCCGGCGTACGTTTCTGCGTGTGACGGCTCTGGCCGGTTCAGCGGCTGCTCTGGCCGCCTGCGCTGGGGCCGCTCCTGCTCCCACTCAGCCTCCTGAGCCCGAGCCTACCGTGGCCGCCACGGAGGCGCCAGCAGCGGAGGCGACCGCCACCATTGCTCCGGAAGCCCCGACTGCTCCAGCCAAGTACTCCGAGGCGCCCATGCTGGCCGAACTGGTGAAGGCAGGACAGCTGCCACCCGTCGAGGAGCGTCTCCCCAAAGAGCCACTGGTGCAGCCTGTGGTGGAGGAGATCGGGCAGTATGGCGGCATCTGGCACCACTGCAACGTCAGCATAGGCGTGATGCCCTACTACAGCTTCGAGGGGCTGATCAACTTCAGCATGGATGGCAACTCGGTGGTGCCCTTCTTGGCCAAGCGGTGGGAAGTCAATGAGGCCGGCAACGAGTTCACCTTCTATCTGCGTGAGGGCACCAAGTGGTCGGACGGCGAGCCCTTCACTGCCGACGACCTTCTCTTCTGGTTCGAAGATATTGTCCTCAACGACGAGCTATCCCCGACCAAGCCCGCCTGGCTGAAGACCAAGGGGGAACTGGGCAAGCTGGAGAAGGTGGACGACTATACTATCAAGTTCACTTTCGCTCACCCCTATGGCACCTTTCTGGAGTGGGTCGCCAACGCCTCCTGGGGGATGCTGCACCCAAAGCACTATCTGATGCAGTTCCACCCCAAGTATGGCGACATGGATGAGATCAACTCCAAGACCAAAGAGGCAGGCTTCGACAACTGGTATCAGCTCTTTGGCAACCTAAACGACCGGCTGGTCAACCCTGACCGTCCAACCTTGGGCCCCTGGAAGCTGATGAATCTGCCCGATGATAACCCTCGCATCTACGAGCGCAATCCGTACTACTTCTCGGTGGACGAACAGGGTCAGCAGCTTCCGTATATCGACGGCCACCAGATCGAGATAGTCACCAGCACCGAGGTGCTCAACTTCAAAGCCATCGCTGGCGAACTGGACTATCAGGACCGTCACACCAACATCATGAATTTCCCTCTGTTCATGGAGGGGCGGGAGAAGGGCGACTATCGCGTCATCCTGTGGCCCAGCTGGGGCGGCGCCGATGCAGGCGTGATGATCAACCAGAACGCGGGCCAGCAGGCAGACGCCAGTGAGCATCAGCAGTTGGTGGGTGATTTCCTGCGTAACGTCGCAGTCCGCCAGGCCTTGTCCATCGCCATCAACCGGGACGAGATATGGAATTCAGCCTTCCTGGGTCTGGGCGAGCCTCGGCAGATGGCTCCTCTTAAGGACTCCAAGTACTATGAGGAAGGAATGGAGACCGTCTGGATCGAATACGATCCGGACAGGGCTGGCCAAATGCTCGACGAACTTGGGTTCGATCAGAGGGACGGCGACGGCTTCCGAATAGCGGCTGACGGCCAGGCCATAGACCCATATATCGCCGCGGTGGACCAGTTCGGGCCCTGGCCGGACACGGCCCAGTTGACGCGCGACTACTGGAACGCCATCGGGATCAAGGCTACTGCCACCGTAGAGGAGCGTTCGCTCTACTACACCCGCATGGCCGCCGGCGAGCACCAGGTCGCCATCTGGGACACAGGTGGCAACGGCCATGTCCTCATCTACCCCTACTGGACCTGCCCCTACTCCACTTCGAGCCGCATCGGCCCGCTGTCCGGGCTGTGGTACCAGTCAGGCGGAACTCAGGGCATCGAGCCCCAGGGAGACTTGCGCCGGGTGCTGGACATCCTGGATGAGGCCAGTGTAGAGCCGGATGAGGCCAAGCGCGACGAGCTAGCGCGGGAGATATTCCGCATCAACCTCGCCAATCTGTGGACCATCGGCACCGTCGGCGCCAGCCCCATGGTCAAGGGCATTGTGATCGTCAAGAATCACTTCCGCAATGTGCCC
The Anaerolineae bacterium DNA segment above includes these coding regions:
- a CDS encoding mandelate racemase/muconate lactonizing enzyme family protein, translated to MRISSIETFATQQVCLVRVRTDDGAEGWGQTAPFNADITATVLHRQVAPHVLGMDPLEVDALSDRVIDEEYKFPWSYICRALAGVDTALWDLQGKLAGKSVCELLGGRPRPFAVYGSSMRRDISPENEARRLAALADEKGYRAFKVRIGKKTGHDQDEWPGRTEALVPAVRQALGPHVALHVDANSCYTPPRAIEVGRLLEQCGVDHFEEPCPYWELEWTAEVAAALDVPVAGGEQDNDLAQWRRMIAMDAVDIVQPDVCYVGGMTRALRVADMAHRAGKLCVPHSANHSLVTVFALHLMGAIVNAGPFVEFSIEPQSWARELFTPTLEVSDGCVPIPEGPGWGVKVREDWLEKATHAQSG
- a CDS encoding ABC transporter substrate-binding protein: MSTSAITRRTFLRVTALAGSAAALAACAGAAPAPTQPPEPEPTVAATEAPAAEATATIAPEAPTAPAKYSEAPMLAELVKAGQLPPVEERLPKEPLVQPVVEEIGQYGGIWHHCNVSIGVMPYYSFEGLINFSMDGNSVVPFLAKRWEVNEAGNEFTFYLREGTKWSDGEPFTADDLLFWFEDIVLNDELSPTKPAWLKTKGELGKLEKVDDYTIKFTFAHPYGTFLEWVANASWGMLHPKHYLMQFHPKYGDMDEINSKTKEAGFDNWYQLFGNLNDRLVNPDRPTLGPWKLMNLPDDNPRIYERNPYYFSVDEQGQQLPYIDGHQIEIVTSTEVLNFKAIAGELDYQDRHTNIMNFPLFMEGREKGDYRVILWPSWGGADAGVMINQNAGQQADASEHQQLVGDFLRNVAVRQALSIAINRDEIWNSAFLGLGEPRQMAPLKDSKYYEEGMETVWIEYDPDRAGQMLDELGFDQRDGDGFRIAADGQAIDPYIAAVDQFGPWPDTAQLTRDYWNAIGIKATATVEERSLYYTRMAAGEHQVAIWDTGGNGHVLIYPYWTCPYSTSSRIGPLSGLWYQSGGTQGIEPQGDLRRVLDILDEASVEPDEAKRDELAREIFRINLANLWTIGTVGASPMVKGIVIVKNHFRNVPDWPICSEDAVHTPANVVLAQCFIRQA